A genomic stretch from Polyangium spumosum includes:
- a CDS encoding S1C family serine protease gives MSSPRPPLLLLVLISWLLVAASACGKGGGSSGNASGAGEPGASLPPGAIPLPSSAAPMAPPSAHARTAPAAPAIVTQEGTPISFAPLAKKADPAVATVKARVEKETASGRRRAVSEGLGTAFVYDPEGFMLTNNHVIEDATDIVVGFVDGREMRATVVGRDKHTDIAVLRVDERGLPSLSLGDSDVIDVGDWVVAIGNPFGLSHTVSAGILSAKGRTRDDVKGLDPSGYFNFLQTDASINPGNSGGPLLDMRGEVVGINAAVRANANNIGFAIPINMVKQLLPTLLRDGKIRRSALGVFVDALNPIEASRLRRPDRKGAWVQRVIAGGPADRAGLSPDDVIVSFDGKPVSDPNELRWLASIAGVNKTVTLRIARLERVFDVRVTLGELEPIDDREEP, from the coding sequence GTGAGCTCACCTCGCCCGCCGCTCCTGCTCCTCGTCTTGATCTCGTGGCTCCTCGTGGCTGCGTCGGCGTGTGGCAAGGGCGGCGGCTCGTCGGGCAACGCGTCCGGGGCGGGCGAGCCTGGGGCTTCGCTCCCGCCCGGCGCGATCCCTCTTCCGAGCAGCGCGGCGCCGATGGCTCCTCCCTCTGCGCACGCGCGGACGGCGCCCGCCGCGCCGGCGATCGTGACCCAGGAAGGCACGCCGATCTCCTTCGCGCCCCTCGCGAAGAAGGCGGATCCGGCGGTGGCGACGGTCAAGGCGCGCGTCGAGAAGGAGACCGCTTCGGGCCGCCGTCGTGCCGTCTCCGAGGGCCTCGGGACGGCGTTCGTCTACGACCCCGAGGGGTTCATGCTGACGAACAACCACGTCATCGAGGATGCGACGGACATCGTCGTTGGCTTCGTCGATGGCCGTGAGATGCGCGCGACGGTCGTGGGGCGCGACAAGCACACGGACATCGCGGTCCTGCGCGTCGACGAACGAGGCCTGCCCTCGCTTTCGCTGGGCGACTCGGACGTGATCGACGTGGGTGACTGGGTCGTCGCGATCGGCAACCCGTTTGGCCTCTCGCACACCGTCTCGGCGGGGATCCTCTCGGCGAAGGGCCGCACGCGTGACGACGTGAAGGGCCTCGATCCCAGCGGTTATTTCAACTTCCTCCAGACCGACGCCAGCATCAACCCCGGCAACTCGGGCGGCCCGCTGCTCGACATGCGTGGCGAGGTCGTGGGCATCAACGCGGCCGTCCGCGCGAACGCCAACAACATCGGCTTCGCGATCCCGATCAACATGGTCAAGCAGCTCTTGCCCACGTTGCTCCGGGACGGGAAGATCCGGCGCAGCGCGCTCGGGGTCTTCGTCGACGCGCTGAACCCGATCGAGGCGAGCCGCTTGCGGCGGCCGGATCGCAAGGGCGCGTGGGTGCAGCGGGTGATCGCGGGTGGGCCGGCCGATCGTGCTGGGCTCTCGCCTGACGACGTCATCGTCTCCTTCGACGGCAAGCCCGTCTCGGATCCGAACGAGCTCCGGTGGCTCGCGAGCATCGCGGGCGTCAACAAGACGGTGACCTTGCGGATCGCGCGGCTCGAGCGGGTCTTCGACGTCCGCGTGACGCTTGGCGAGCTCGAGCCGATTGACGACCGTGAGGAGCCTTGA
- a CDS encoding DUF1844 domain-containing protein gives MSGQGDRDAPAAGQLPKLDFSIFVMSIIGSAHVHLGDMPGPDGHSERNLDLAQQDIDLLTLLEEKTKGNLTGDEERLLTQALDELRERLAEVSKET, from the coding sequence GTGAGCGGCCAGGGCGATCGCGACGCGCCGGCAGCGGGGCAGCTCCCGAAGCTCGACTTCTCGATCTTCGTGATGTCCATCATCGGCTCGGCGCACGTCCATCTCGGCGATATGCCCGGCCCGGATGGGCACTCGGAGCGCAACCTCGACCTCGCCCAGCAGGACATCGATCTGCTCACGCTTCTCGAGGAGAAGACGAAGGGCAACCTCACGGGCGACGAGGAGCGGCTCCTCACGCAGGCGCTCGACGAGTTGCGCGAGCGCCTCGCGGAGGTATCCAAAGAAACGTGA